A part of Streptomyces sp. NBC_01451 genomic DNA contains:
- a CDS encoding DUF6519 domain-containing protein, whose product MHGDFSNITFSPDRNYSTVFDLQGRVGLDANRNEQTAILLHYLRTAMADLVGPHAGPAANLGFEISDIGTGGFSIGSGRYYVDGILVENPGKVTYVEQPHAYIDADGADKLPSGSYVVYLKVWERHVTEVEDPSLHEPALGLHQPDSASRAQVVWQVRALPLKSRQNPVHRIAAEHAPDRGTGVLDVRTSRDDSTSDDPCTASPDVSYTGENQLYRVEIRHGGTAADGASFVWSRDNGSVIHPVRPLGGTKMRLTSPARDRHTALEPGHWVEVVDDAISLRRDLGLPAEAPPLHRIDDIDPDTLTVILATTPDPPLSPDRYPYLRRWDHTPPADRTDGAIPVVEGPWIPLEHGIEIRFHPSTAKEPAHEYRSGDHWTFAARRTLGTVIWPHPGGSAPHGGRYHLAPLAVVAGSKVSPLRTSFAMPLTSGV is encoded by the coding sequence GTGCACGGTGACTTCTCGAACATCACCTTCTCGCCCGACCGCAACTACTCGACCGTGTTCGACCTTCAGGGACGCGTGGGCCTGGACGCCAACCGCAACGAACAGACGGCGATCCTGCTGCACTACCTGCGGACAGCGATGGCAGACCTGGTCGGCCCCCACGCCGGACCCGCCGCCAACCTGGGCTTCGAGATCTCCGACATAGGCACTGGCGGATTCTCCATCGGGTCGGGCCGCTACTACGTGGACGGCATCCTCGTCGAGAACCCCGGCAAGGTGACCTACGTCGAGCAGCCGCACGCGTACATCGACGCCGACGGCGCCGACAAACTGCCCTCGGGCAGTTACGTCGTCTACCTCAAGGTCTGGGAACGCCACGTCACCGAGGTCGAGGACCCGTCACTCCACGAACCCGCGCTCGGCCTGCACCAGCCCGACTCGGCGAGCCGCGCCCAGGTGGTCTGGCAGGTCCGGGCACTGCCGCTCAAGAGCCGTCAGAACCCCGTGCACCGGATCGCCGCCGAGCACGCGCCGGACCGGGGCACGGGCGTCCTCGACGTCCGCACCTCCCGCGACGACAGCACGTCGGACGACCCCTGCACGGCGTCGCCCGACGTGTCGTACACCGGCGAGAACCAGCTCTACCGGGTGGAGATCCGGCACGGCGGCACGGCGGCCGACGGCGCGTCATTCGTCTGGTCCCGGGACAACGGCTCGGTGATCCACCCCGTCCGCCCTCTCGGCGGCACCAAGATGCGGCTGACGTCACCGGCCCGGGACCGGCACACCGCTCTGGAGCCCGGCCACTGGGTCGAGGTGGTCGACGACGCGATCTCGCTCCGCCGCGACCTCGGCCTGCCCGCCGAGGCACCCCCGCTCCACCGGATCGACGACATCGACCCCGACACCCTGACCGTCATCCTCGCCACCACCCCCGACCCACCCCTCTCCCCCGACCGCTACCCCTACCTCCGCCGCTGGGACCACACACCCCCCGCCGACAGGACCGACGGCGCGATCCCGGTCGTGGAAGGCCCCTGGATCCCTCTGGAACACGGCATCGAGATCCGCTTCCACCCGTCCACGGCCAAGGAGCCGGCCCACGAGTACCGCTCCGGCGACCACTGGACCTTCGCCGCCCGCCGGACCCTCGGGACGGTCATCTGGCCGCATCCGGGCGGGAGTGCGCCGCACGGGGGGCGGTATCACCTGGCGCCGCTGGCGGTGGTGGCGGGGAGCAAGGTGAGTCCTCTGCGGACGTCGTTCGCGATGCCGTTGACGTCAGGTGTCTGA
- a CDS encoding putative baseplate assembly protein, with amino-acid sequence MCATGEGRCHCTAGATTPLPTDNPPGAARLRARAGTHAAFLAAMTRALADSAHPELAGLSTRDPADPALALLDAWACVGDVLTFYQERIADEGYLGTATERRSLVELGRLVGYRPRPGLAADGWLAYTLDPDPADMEVTVPAGSQVQSVPDPGAQPVVFETAEELVARPSWGALRVRTRRPMPMTRECALGLRVVYVEGVSTGVAPNDRLLFHFDDRRQPTLRIVESVHADAVAGTTAVGLVRISDKFETECRASVGRTGSPAFVRLDVLRVRAAPFGTTAPMKLKSTGNTGATATAVPEFEEWPLDPALYRVGPSAEEERRRLWLDGDHPRILPGSWIVIESADGWGTPFRATGVRSRGLARYGITGKVTVLDLPTPWYENPVEVEVPLLSLHRDLTVHAQAEPLTLADGPFTDGLKGSAVDLDRVITAPPPSRAVLISGTPVDATEPTGEIAHVLAARTVTDPNRPGATPYTVLELAAGLRHTYRRDTVTVWGNVVPGTHGETKEEPALGSGDASRPNQSFTLAARPLTHVAAPDSDGGQAELTVRVGGSAWSETDEIARAAPAEHAYELRTDDTGTATVVFGDGLRGARLPTGTADIAARYRVGLGRAGNLRSGQLSQLRAKPLGINAVVNPLPTGGGTDADTDAALRGRAPLPTLAMDRLVGLRDYADFTLARAGIGRAVAARLTVNGRELVHVTVAGVDDAELDPDAAVVTSLLTAFRRYGDPGVPTAVAPRTRWNLVLQARIGIAPDRSATLLEPRVRAEFERVFSFGARELGQSAYVAEAVAALQGVPGVVFVDVRRFGATLGRTPADAAEVTGVAQRVLASPARVEAGAAPPTEIVRPADLVVAAPGLASFVVLNLEVAR; translated from the coding sequence ATGTGCGCCACGGGTGAGGGCAGGTGCCACTGCACGGCCGGGGCCACGACCCCACTGCCGACGGACAACCCGCCCGGCGCGGCGAGGCTGCGCGCCCGGGCCGGCACCCACGCCGCGTTCCTCGCGGCGATGACCCGGGCCCTGGCCGACTCCGCGCACCCCGAACTGGCCGGGCTCAGCACCCGGGACCCCGCCGACCCCGCGCTGGCCCTGCTGGACGCGTGGGCCTGCGTCGGCGACGTCCTCACCTTCTATCAGGAGCGCATCGCCGACGAGGGCTACCTCGGGACCGCCACCGAACGCCGGTCGCTGGTCGAGCTGGGCCGCCTCGTCGGGTACCGGCCGAGGCCGGGCCTGGCGGCGGACGGGTGGCTCGCCTACACCCTGGACCCCGACCCGGCCGACATGGAGGTCACGGTCCCCGCCGGGTCCCAGGTGCAGAGCGTGCCGGATCCGGGGGCGCAGCCCGTGGTGTTCGAGACGGCGGAGGAGCTGGTGGCGCGGCCCTCGTGGGGGGCGCTTCGGGTGCGGACGCGGCGGCCGATGCCGATGACACGGGAGTGCGCGCTGGGGCTGCGGGTCGTGTACGTGGAGGGGGTGAGCACCGGGGTCGCGCCGAACGACCGGCTGCTGTTCCACTTCGACGACCGCAGACAGCCGACGTTGCGGATCGTGGAGTCCGTCCACGCCGACGCCGTGGCGGGCACGACCGCCGTCGGTCTGGTGCGGATCTCCGACAAGTTCGAGACGGAGTGCCGGGCGAGCGTCGGGAGGACGGGGAGCCCCGCGTTCGTACGGCTCGACGTGCTGCGGGTCAGGGCCGCGCCGTTCGGCACCACCGCCCCGATGAAGCTCAAGTCCACCGGCAACACGGGAGCCACCGCCACAGCGGTCCCGGAGTTCGAGGAATGGCCGTTGGACCCCGCCCTCTACAGAGTGGGGCCGAGTGCCGAGGAGGAGCGGCGTCGGCTCTGGCTGGACGGGGACCATCCGCGGATCCTGCCGGGCAGCTGGATCGTCATCGAGTCGGCGGACGGCTGGGGCACGCCGTTCCGGGCCACCGGTGTCCGCAGCCGCGGCCTCGCGCGATACGGCATCACGGGCAAGGTCACCGTCCTCGATCTGCCGACACCGTGGTACGAAAACCCGGTTGAGGTTGAGGTTCCGCTGCTGAGTCTGCACCGGGACCTCACCGTCCACGCCCAGGCCGAGCCCCTCACCCTCGCCGACGGCCCCTTCACCGACGGGCTCAAGGGATCCGCCGTCGACCTGGACCGGGTGATCACCGCCCCGCCCCCGTCCCGCGCCGTCCTGATCAGCGGCACCCCCGTCGACGCCACCGAACCCACCGGCGAGATCGCCCACGTCCTGGCCGCCCGCACGGTCACCGACCCCAACCGGCCGGGCGCCACCCCGTACACCGTCCTCGAACTGGCCGCCGGGCTGCGCCACACCTACCGCCGCGACACGGTCACCGTGTGGGGCAACGTCGTACCCGGCACACACGGCGAGACCAAGGAGGAGCCGGCGCTCGGCAGCGGCGACGCGTCCCGGCCGAACCAGAGCTTCACTCTGGCCGCGCGCCCGCTCACCCACGTGGCGGCGCCCGACTCCGACGGCGGACAGGCCGAACTCACCGTCCGGGTCGGCGGGTCGGCGTGGTCCGAGACGGACGAGATCGCCCGCGCCGCCCCCGCCGAGCACGCGTACGAGCTGCGTACGGACGACACCGGCACCGCCACCGTCGTCTTCGGGGACGGCCTCCGGGGGGCCCGGCTGCCCACCGGCACGGCCGACATCGCGGCCCGCTACCGGGTCGGTCTCGGGCGCGCGGGCAATCTGCGGTCCGGGCAGCTGAGCCAGTTGCGCGCCAAGCCCCTCGGGATCAACGCCGTCGTCAATCCGCTGCCCACCGGCGGCGGCACCGACGCCGACACCGACGCGGCGCTGCGCGGCCGGGCACCGCTGCCGACGCTGGCGATGGACCGCCTGGTCGGCCTGCGCGACTACGCCGACTTCACGCTGGCCCGGGCCGGCATCGGCCGCGCGGTGGCCGCCCGGCTGACCGTCAACGGCCGCGAACTCGTACACGTCACCGTGGCCGGTGTCGACGACGCCGAACTCGACCCGGACGCGGCCGTCGTCACCTCCCTGCTCACCGCGTTCCGCCGCTACGGCGACCCGGGAGTGCCGACCGCCGTCGCGCCCCGCACCCGGTGGAACCTCGTCCTCCAGGCCCGCATCGGCATCGCCCCCGACCGCTCCGCCACCCTGCTGGAGCCGCGCGTCCGGGCCGAGTTCGAGCGCGTCTTCTCGTTCGGCGCACGGGAGTTGGGCCAGAGCGCGTACGTGGCGGAGGCCGTGGCCGCCCTTCAGGGGGTGCCGGGGGTGGTCTTCGTGGACGTACGACGCTTCGGCGCGACCCTGGGGAGGACACCGGCCGACGCGGCCGAGGTCACGGGGGTCGCGCAGCGCGTCCTGGCGAGCCCGGCCCGCGTCGAGGCCGGAGCGGCGCCGCCGACGGAGATCGTCCGTCCCGCGGATCTCGTCGTCGCCGCACCGGGCCTCGCGAGCTTCGTCGTACTGAACCTGGAGGTGGCCCGATGA
- a CDS encoding putative baseplate assembly protein, giving the protein MTGTPDVHPCLPGERADRARENGFGAVVAVDVDAPARTLRVLLLGQAPDPLPGAGCVRVEGPGRAVRVVSVRVEGSPPPTRRATLLVTVDRLGDRSPYTLRLVDPDRPGAPFPGFDPRHSRAEFTFTADCAEEADCAPEADRPAPAGPVPALDHLAKDYASFRRLILDRLSLVSPAWADREVPDLGVTLVELLAHVGDRLSYRQDAVATEAYLHTARLRTSVRRHLRLVDHRLHEGCNARTWVHLAAEEPAVLRADTYWFATALPDAGPLVSAARLRGSTAHFERYEPVVAADLVLRPAHNGIRLWTWDGEECCLPAGTTSATLVDPGTGSKRALELAPGDVLVLEEVRGPVTGVPGDADPRHRQAVRLTETEEITDPVHGQRLLRVAWAEEDALAFPLVLATVGGEGCCLFEDVGVAHGNIVLVDHGSSGTPPLRLTAPATATRPAGCDGPGRPRQPAEVPLRWLPRLDAGPLTRRSPHPDPARTATAQVRALEAIPARAAEAVADLYRRAGDPLTDADLALARTLWGARAVADAGLETARDAARRRAALALLRSRSAALLARRTARLARLAARARSGTPLDTDTAAEVAASWGAALAAGLDPDDPRAAGPASAALTQDPRAALPQLTLTSAAEHWEVRADLLDSGGDDPHVVVEDEDDGTARLRFGDGRLGRAVTGGQAFSAAVRVGNGPAGNAGSDTVVHVVVCAPTDARITAVRNPLPATGGIAPELVADARLFGPTQYRHRLERAVTADDYSALAGEVAGVQRAATDLAWNGSWYEADVAVDALGRADAPAALLEAVRDRLERGRRIGHDLRVDAPRTVAVDVGLRLCLAPDARRAAVERAVRARLGNGIGGLFHPDRLTFDSDLHAGRLVAEAMAVPGVVAASVERLGRAETAVPLVPDGGVLAFGPLEIPAGGADPAGPGAGVLRIDLAGGR; this is encoded by the coding sequence GTGACGGGTACACCCGATGTGCACCCCTGTCTGCCCGGTGAGCGGGCGGACCGGGCCCGCGAGAACGGGTTCGGCGCGGTGGTCGCCGTGGACGTCGACGCGCCCGCCCGCACCCTGCGCGTGCTGCTGCTCGGCCAGGCACCCGATCCGCTGCCGGGCGCCGGATGCGTGCGCGTCGAGGGACCGGGGCGCGCGGTGCGTGTCGTGAGCGTACGGGTAGAGGGCTCGCCGCCACCGACCCGGCGGGCCACACTGCTCGTCACCGTGGACCGGCTCGGCGACCGCTCGCCGTACACGCTCCGTCTGGTCGACCCGGACCGGCCGGGCGCTCCGTTCCCCGGCTTCGATCCCCGGCACAGCCGCGCGGAGTTCACCTTCACGGCGGACTGCGCCGAGGAGGCCGACTGCGCTCCCGAGGCCGACCGCCCGGCCCCGGCGGGACCCGTGCCCGCCCTGGACCACCTGGCCAAGGACTACGCGAGCTTCCGCCGGCTGATCCTCGACCGGCTCTCCCTCGTCTCGCCCGCCTGGGCCGACCGGGAGGTCCCGGACCTCGGCGTCACCCTCGTCGAGCTCCTCGCCCATGTCGGCGACCGGCTCTCCTACCGGCAGGACGCGGTCGCCACCGAGGCGTACCTGCACACCGCGCGCCTGCGCACCTCGGTCCGCCGTCATCTGCGACTGGTCGACCACCGCCTGCACGAGGGCTGCAACGCCCGTACCTGGGTACATCTGGCGGCCGAGGAGCCGGCGGTGCTGCGCGCCGACACGTACTGGTTCGCCACCGCGCTGCCCGACGCCGGCCCACTCGTCTCCGCGGCCCGACTGCGCGGCAGCACAGCACACTTCGAGCGGTACGAGCCCGTGGTCGCCGCCGATCTGGTGCTGCGCCCCGCTCACAACGGGATCCGGTTGTGGACCTGGGACGGCGAGGAGTGCTGCCTGCCCGCCGGGACGACGTCCGCGACCCTGGTCGACCCGGGCACCGGCAGCAAGCGCGCGCTGGAGCTGGCGCCCGGTGACGTGCTCGTCCTGGAGGAGGTACGCGGTCCGGTCACCGGCGTCCCCGGCGACGCCGATCCGCGCCACCGGCAGGCGGTGCGGCTGACGGAGACGGAGGAGATCACGGACCCGGTGCACGGGCAGCGGCTCCTGCGCGTGGCCTGGGCCGAGGAGGACGCGTTGGCCTTCCCGCTCGTTCTGGCCACCGTGGGCGGCGAGGGGTGCTGTCTGTTCGAGGACGTCGGCGTGGCCCACGGCAACATCGTGCTGGTCGACCACGGCAGCAGCGGCACACCTCCCCTCCGCCTCACCGCGCCCGCCACGGCCACGCGCCCGGCGGGCTGCGACGGCCCGGGCCGGCCCCGGCAGCCGGCCGAAGTGCCCCTGCGGTGGCTGCCCCGCCTGGACGCCGGTCCGCTCACCCGGCGCTCGCCCCACCCCGATCCGGCGCGCACGGCGACCGCGCAGGTACGGGCGCTGGAGGCCATCCCCGCACGGGCGGCGGAGGCGGTCGCGGACCTGTACCGGCGGGCGGGTGATCCGCTCACCGATGCCGACCTCGCCCTGGCCCGCACGCTGTGGGGTGCGCGCGCGGTGGCCGACGCCGGGCTGGAGACGGCACGCGACGCCGCACGGCGGAGGGCGGCGCTCGCACTGCTGCGGTCCCGCTCCGCCGCCCTGCTGGCCCGCCGCACCGCACGCCTTGCGCGGCTCGCCGCGCGCGCCCGCTCCGGCACCCCGCTCGACACCGACACCGCCGCCGAGGTCGCCGCGAGCTGGGGTGCCGCCCTGGCCGCCGGGCTCGACCCGGACGACCCGCGGGCCGCCGGGCCCGCCTCGGCCGCCCTCACCCAGGATCCGCGGGCCGCGCTCCCCCAGCTGACACTGACATCGGCCGCCGAGCACTGGGAAGTGCGGGCCGACCTGCTCGACAGCGGTGGCGACGACCCGCACGTCGTGGTCGAGGACGAGGACGACGGCACGGCCCGACTGCGTTTCGGCGACGGGCGGCTGGGGCGGGCGGTGACCGGCGGGCAGGCCTTCTCGGCGGCCGTGCGCGTCGGCAACGGCCCTGCGGGCAACGCCGGTTCGGACACGGTGGTGCATGTGGTGGTCTGCGCGCCGACCGACGCGCGCATCACCGCCGTACGCAATCCACTGCCCGCCACGGGCGGCATCGCGCCCGAACTCGTCGCCGACGCACGGCTGTTCGGCCCCACGCAGTACCGGCACCGGCTGGAGCGGGCGGTCACCGCCGACGACTACAGCGCGCTGGCGGGCGAGGTGGCCGGAGTGCAGCGGGCGGCCACCGACCTCGCGTGGAACGGGAGTTGGTACGAGGCCGACGTGGCGGTCGACGCGCTGGGCCGCGCCGATGCCCCGGCGGCGCTGCTGGAGGCCGTGCGCGACCGGCTCGAACGCGGCCGACGGATCGGTCACGATCTGCGGGTGGACGCGCCACGCACGGTCGCGGTGGACGTGGGGCTGCGGCTGTGCCTCGCGCCGGACGCGCGGCGGGCCGCCGTGGAGCGGGCGGTGCGCGCCCGGCTCGGCAACGGCATCGGGGGCCTGTTCCACCCCGACCGGCTGACCTTCGACAGCGATCTCCACGCGGGGCGGCTGGTCGCCGAGGCGATGGCGGTGCCGGGTGTGGTGGCGGCGTCGGTGGAGCGGCTGGGCCGTGCCGAGACGGCCGTACCGCTCGTGCCGGACGGCGGGGTGCTGGCCTTCGGGCCGTTGGAGATCCCGGCGGGCGGGGCGGATCCCGCGGGGCCCGGCGCCGGGGTGTTGCGGATCGATCTGGCAGGAGGACGGTGA
- a CDS encoding GPW/gp25 family protein, translated as MSAHPDVTRTHLDFPFHVDTRGRSAGTSDEDHVRDLIEQLLFTVPGERVNRPDFGSGALQLVFAPGGQELAAAVEYSLQASLQRWLSEVIQVERVEVESEEAELRITVGYVLLATGEPGTAVVERGTGT; from the coding sequence ATGAGCGCGCACCCGGACGTGACGAGGACGCACCTCGACTTCCCCTTCCACGTCGACACGCGCGGCCGGTCGGCCGGCACGAGCGACGAGGACCATGTCCGCGACCTGATCGAGCAGTTGCTGTTCACCGTGCCGGGCGAGCGTGTGAACCGGCCGGACTTCGGCTCCGGAGCGCTCCAGCTGGTGTTCGCGCCGGGCGGCCAGGAGCTGGCCGCAGCGGTGGAGTACTCCCTCCAGGCCTCGCTGCAGCGCTGGTTGAGCGAGGTGATCCAGGTCGAGCGGGTCGAGGTGGAGTCCGAGGAGGCGGAGCTGCGGATCACCGTCGGCTATGTGCTGCTCGCGACGGGCGAACCGGGCACGGCCGTGGTGGAACGGGGGACGGGAACGTGA
- a CDS encoding phage baseplate assembly protein V, whose amino-acid sequence MTNIHDIGHVESPGFFSPAQREDAEPPGVRRFYGKYRGSVVDNVDPLGRGRLLVSVPDVFGLFPTSWAMPCVPLAGLRSGMFVVPPQRAGVWVEFEGGNPDHPIWTGFFWGSRAEAPATAGTLVPGSPVFVVESAGRSKVAVSDSPVAPMKGGGVLLQSPSASITVDSAGVTITAANINLVGLVNINNGALVVKTA is encoded by the coding sequence ATGACGAACATTCACGACATCGGCCACGTGGAGTCGCCGGGCTTCTTCAGCCCCGCGCAGCGCGAGGACGCCGAGCCGCCGGGCGTGCGGCGCTTCTACGGCAAATACCGGGGCTCGGTGGTCGACAACGTCGATCCACTGGGCAGGGGCCGGCTGCTGGTGAGCGTGCCGGACGTGTTCGGGCTGTTCCCGACGAGCTGGGCGATGCCGTGCGTACCGCTCGCCGGGCTGCGGTCCGGGATGTTCGTCGTGCCGCCCCAACGGGCCGGCGTGTGGGTGGAGTTCGAGGGCGGCAACCCCGACCACCCGATCTGGACGGGCTTCTTCTGGGGCAGCCGCGCCGAGGCCCCGGCCACGGCCGGCACGCTCGTCCCCGGCTCCCCGGTGTTCGTCGTGGAGAGTGCGGGCAGGAGCAAGGTCGCCGTCAGCGACTCGCCCGTCGCTCCCATGAAGGGCGGCGGGGTGCTGCTTCAGTCGCCGTCCGCGTCGATCACCGTGGACAGCGCGGGCGTGACCATCACCGCGGCGAACATCAACCTGGTCGGCCTGGTGAACATCAACAACGGCGCGCTCGTCGTGAAGACGGCGTGA
- a CDS encoding LysM domain-containing protein, whose protein sequence is MFTPASRYHGVEVARYEPPDGGDPIPYVRRRLLPDPAALAPAGFHTVAEGDRLDRIAAAAFGDPELFWRIADANPVLDPAELTDRSGRRLLIALSAAATGSTRAF, encoded by the coding sequence ATGTTCACCCCCGCGAGCCGCTACCACGGCGTCGAGGTCGCCCGGTACGAACCGCCGGACGGCGGCGACCCGATTCCGTACGTCCGCCGCAGACTGCTGCCCGACCCGGCCGCCCTCGCACCGGCCGGGTTCCACACGGTGGCTGAGGGCGACCGGCTGGACCGGATCGCCGCCGCCGCGTTCGGGGACCCGGAGCTGTTCTGGCGGATCGCTGACGCCAACCCCGTACTGGATCCTGCCGAGTTGACGGACCGCTCCGGCCGCCGTCTGCTGATCGCCCTGTCCGCCGCGGCCACCGGGAGCACCCGTGCCTTCTGA
- a CDS encoding ATP-binding protein, with the protein MSLGVPADLRWEEANNRYLKASLAWLRARLEAVSRLAPDDTRTPPPEAGTRRTRRGRPPELPPAAADTRAADALDRLAAAREETAAPSDLAPPALVQLAERFGLTDFERDVLLLVVAPAVDPGVGAAIAAAHADPQAGAPTFALALQLFDDARWDVLSPLRPLRRWQLVQVASSPTQPLLTAPLGPDDRIANLVRGLNHLDERLTSVLEPVADPAVGITSPASVRHAEDAVVTAVLADTPDGRFPVVHLVGGDADSAALVAVRAFARLRRELYRLRAELLVRGGQGRQDPDTVALLWHRESLLLPVALLVDGTDADPGDPALATAVRRLLSRGGGPAVLAARQVWPVDGRATAVVDVDVPPPDEQRALWAAATGLEPDGAPAELAGQFRLGLPALHRVATAHRPGAGSAEEAGVRLWAACRDVARPRLESLAQRVVPRACWADLVLPERQMDVLRRMAGQVRDGATVFGDWGFGGRTNRGQGVTALFSGPSGTGKTFASEVLAHELGLDLYRVDLSAVVNKYIGETEKNLRQVFDAAESGGSLLLFDEADALFGRRSEVQDSHDRYANIEVSYLLQRMEAYRGVAVLATNLRAALDPAFLRRLRFVVEFPVPGEEERRALWAAAFPDSVPLADDLDLGRLAGLPTTGAAIQAIALGAAFLAASSGRPVDTAMLLSAADAEFRKLDLPLPVLTGEAS; encoded by the coding sequence GTGAGCCTCGGCGTCCCGGCCGACCTCCGCTGGGAGGAGGCCAACAACCGTTACCTTAAAGCCTCGTTGGCCTGGCTGCGGGCCCGGCTTGAGGCGGTGTCCCGGCTCGCGCCGGACGATACGCGCACTCCCCCGCCGGAGGCCGGTACCCGGCGGACCCGGCGGGGACGTCCGCCCGAACTGCCCCCCGCGGCCGCGGACACACGGGCCGCGGACGCCCTGGACCGCCTCGCCGCCGCACGGGAGGAGACCGCCGCCCCCTCGGACCTGGCGCCGCCCGCTCTGGTGCAGCTCGCGGAGCGGTTCGGACTGACCGACTTCGAGCGCGACGTGCTCCTCCTGGTCGTGGCCCCCGCCGTCGACCCGGGGGTCGGCGCCGCGATCGCCGCCGCGCACGCCGACCCGCAGGCCGGCGCTCCGACATTCGCGCTCGCCCTACAACTCTTCGACGACGCCCGCTGGGACGTCCTGTCGCCGCTGCGCCCGCTGCGCCGCTGGCAACTCGTCCAGGTCGCGTCCTCGCCCACCCAGCCGCTGCTCACGGCGCCGCTGGGGCCTGACGACCGGATCGCCAACCTGGTGCGCGGCCTCAACCACCTCGACGAACGGCTCACTTCGGTGCTCGAACCGGTCGCCGACCCGGCCGTCGGGATCACCTCGCCCGCCTCGGTCCGGCACGCCGAGGACGCGGTGGTGACGGCCGTGCTCGCCGACACACCCGACGGCCGGTTCCCCGTCGTGCATCTCGTCGGCGGCGACGCCGACAGCGCCGCGCTCGTAGCGGTCCGGGCGTTCGCGCGGCTGAGGCGCGAGCTGTACCGGCTGCGGGCGGAGCTGCTGGTGCGGGGCGGGCAAGGCCGGCAGGACCCGGACACGGTGGCGCTGCTGTGGCACCGGGAGAGCCTGCTGCTGCCGGTCGCGCTGCTGGTGGACGGCACCGACGCCGACCCGGGCGACCCGGCCCTGGCCACGGCAGTACGGCGCCTGCTGTCCCGCGGTGGCGGGCCCGCCGTGCTGGCGGCGCGTCAGGTGTGGCCGGTGGACGGGCGGGCCACGGCGGTCGTCGACGTCGACGTGCCGCCACCGGACGAGCAGCGCGCGCTGTGGGCGGCGGCCACCGGTCTGGAGCCCGACGGGGCGCCGGCCGAGCTGGCGGGGCAGTTCCGGCTGGGCCTGCCCGCGCTGCACCGGGTGGCCACCGCCCACCGGCCCGGTGCCGGCTCCGCCGAGGAGGCCGGTGTCCGGTTGTGGGCCGCGTGCCGGGATGTCGCCCGGCCCCGCCTGGAGTCGCTGGCGCAGCGCGTCGTGCCCCGCGCGTGCTGGGCGGACCTGGTGCTTCCGGAGCGGCAGATGGACGTACTGCGGAGGATGGCCGGCCAGGTGCGGGACGGCGCCACCGTGTTCGGGGACTGGGGCTTCGGCGGGCGGACGAACCGGGGGCAGGGCGTGACCGCGCTGTTCTCCGGTCCGAGCGGCACCGGCAAGACGTTCGCGTCCGAGGTGCTCGCCCATGAACTCGGCCTGGATCTCTACCGCGTCGACCTGTCCGCCGTGGTGAACAAGTACATCGGGGAGACCGAGAAGAATCTGCGCCAGGTGTTCGACGCCGCCGAGTCCGGGGGCTCGCTGCTGCTGTTCGACGAGGCCGACGCGCTGTTCGGGCGGCGCAGCGAGGTCCAGGACAGTCACGACCGGTACGCCAACATCGAGGTCAGCTATCTCCTTCAGCGCATGGAGGCCTACCGGGGGGTCGCCGTGCTGGCCACCAACCTGCGGGCGGCGCTGGATCCGGCGTTCCTGCGGCGGCTGCGGTTCGTCGTGGAGTTCCCGGTGCCCGGCGAGGAGGAGCGGCGCGCGCTGTGGGCGGCGGCCTTCCCGGACTCCGTGCCGCTCGCCGACGACCTCGACCTCGGGCGGCTGGCCGGCCTTCCGACGACCGGCGCGGCCATCCAGGCGATCGCGCTCGGTGCCGCCTTCCTGGCCGCGTCCTCCGGGCGACCCGTCGACACCGCGATGCTCCTCTCGGCCGCCGACGCGGAGTTCCGGAAGCTGGACCTGCCCCTGCCGGTGCTCACCGGGGAGGCGTCATGA